In Planctomycetia bacterium, one genomic interval encodes:
- a CDS encoding DUF3467 domain-containing protein, which translates to MGAEAPATGNPQGQQPARMEYPTDTSHLSATYANFARVTFMPEELILDFGLNTQMAPNPSEPVKLTHRIVVNYFTAKRLFQLLGATIQQYETTYGVLEIDVNKRVRPRPAAGGATS; encoded by the coding sequence ATGGGCGCCGAAGCACCCGCTACTGGAAACCCGCAGGGTCAGCAACCAGCTCGCATGGAATACCCGACTGATACCAGCCACCTTTCTGCAACTTACGCGAACTTTGCTCGCGTAACTTTCATGCCCGAAGAACTCATTCTTGACTTCGGCCTTAACACCCAGATGGCTCCCAATCCCAGTGAACCGGTCAAGCTGACCCACCGCATCGTGGTGAACTACTTCACTGCCAAACGTCTGTTCCAGCTTCTGGGCGCTACCATCCAGCAGTATGAAACCACCTACGGCGTGCTGGAGATCGATGTGAACAAACGCGTTCGACCCCGCCCGGCTGCTGGCGGCGCGACGAGTTAA